From the Acidovorax carolinensis genome, one window contains:
- the trbF gene encoding conjugal transfer protein TrbF produces the protein MRFKRPQVRYADTPQPATPYQFAAQVWDERIGSARVQAKNWRLMAFGCLALALLMTGGLVWRSAQSIVTPYVIEVDNAGQVRTVGEAATPYRPNDAQIAYHLGRFIGLVRSLSIDPIVVRQNWLDAYDYTTDKGAAVLNEYARTNDPFARIGKESVTVQISSVTRASDTSFNVRWTEQRFVNGALDRTERWNAVISTVLQAPRTEQRLRKNPLGIYVNGLSWSRELEANEGAKP, from the coding sequence ATGCGATTCAAACGACCTCAGGTGCGCTACGCCGATACGCCGCAGCCTGCCACTCCCTACCAATTCGCGGCCCAGGTCTGGGATGAGCGCATTGGCTCAGCCCGCGTGCAGGCCAAGAACTGGCGGCTGATGGCTTTTGGCTGTCTTGCGCTCGCGTTGCTGATGACGGGCGGCCTGGTCTGGCGCTCGGCGCAGTCCATCGTGACGCCTTACGTCATCGAGGTGGACAACGCGGGCCAAGTGCGGACCGTCGGCGAAGCCGCCACGCCGTACCGACCCAACGATGCGCAGATCGCGTACCACCTGGGCCGCTTCATCGGCCTGGTGCGCTCGCTGTCCATCGACCCCATCGTCGTGCGCCAGAACTGGCTGGATGCCTACGACTACACCACCGACAAGGGGGCGGCTGTGCTCAACGAGTACGCCCGCACCAATGACCCGTTCGCGCGCATCGGCAAGGAGTCGGTGACGGTGCAGATCAGCAGCGTGACCCGCGCCAGCGACACGTCGTTCAACGTGCGCTGGACGGAGCAGCGCTTTGTCAACGGTGCACTGGATCGCACCGAGCGCTGGAACGCGGTGATTTCCACCGTGCTGCAAGCCCCGCGCACCGAGCAGCGCCTGCGCAAGAACCCCTTGGGCATCTACGTCAACGGCCTGTCGTGGAGCCGAGAACTGGAAGCGAACGAAGGAGCCAAACCATGA
- a CDS encoding TrbC/VirB2 family protein, protein MTHADAFHISANPLSRLARLDGLARPAMQGLVLAALTLLLAGTAQAAGSSMPWEGPLQSILESIQGPVARIVAIIIIISTGLALAFGDTSGGFRKLIQIVFGLSIAFAASSFFLSFFSFSGGAVV, encoded by the coding sequence ATGACGCACGCTGATGCTTTCCATATTTCCGCAAATCCCCTTTCCCGCCTCGCGCGGCTGGATGGTCTTGCTCGCCCGGCCATGCAGGGATTGGTGCTGGCTGCACTGACGCTGTTACTCGCCGGCACCGCGCAGGCCGCCGGCTCCTCGATGCCGTGGGAAGGCCCGCTGCAATCCATTCTCGAATCCATCCAGGGGCCGGTCGCCCGGATTGTGGCAATCATCATCATCATCTCCACGGGCCTGGCGCTGGCCTTTGGCGATACCAGCGGTGGTTTCCGCAAGCTGATCCAGATCGTCTTCGGCCTGTCCATTGCGTTCGCGGCGTCCTCGTTCTTCCTGTCGTTCTTCAGCTTCTCCGGCGGGGCCGTCGTATGA
- a CDS encoding ribbon-helix-helix protein, CopG family, with product MSPSHSTYRLNLFIQPEHAKRLDELAAKKGVSKSSIVAAALASWLSPDAANQREAAISKRLDRLSRQAERLERDQNIQIETLALFIRYYLTVSTPVPEAHQDAARAQGKARFEQFVEQLGRHLLRGRSLVRDVVEELHPQGHEFGMHMDEAATLAEAQERAS from the coding sequence ATGAGTCCCAGCCACTCCACCTACCGCCTGAATCTTTTCATCCAACCTGAACACGCCAAGCGGCTCGATGAGCTGGCCGCCAAGAAAGGTGTGTCCAAGTCCAGCATCGTCGCGGCGGCGCTCGCATCATGGCTGTCACCGGACGCGGCCAACCAGCGCGAGGCAGCGATTTCCAAGCGGCTGGATCGCCTGTCGCGCCAGGCCGAGCGCCTGGAGCGCGACCAGAACATCCAGATTGAGACGCTGGCTCTGTTCATCCGCTACTACCTCACGGTCAGCACGCCGGTTCCCGAAGCGCATCAGGACGCGGCACGCGCCCAGGGCAAGGCGCGTTTCGAGCAGTTCGTCGAACAGTTGGGTCGCCACCTGCTGCGCGGGCGCAGCCTGGTGCGCGACGTGGTGGAAGAACTGCATCCCCAGGGGCACGAGTTCGGCATGCACATGGATGAAGCAGCGACGTTGGCCGAAGCGCAGGAGCGTGCCTCATGA
- a CDS encoding LysR family transcriptional regulator, translating into MELRHLRCFLAVAEELHFARAAEKLHIEQSPLSRTVKELEEELGVQLFIRTSRSTRLTLAGRLFLKHVPRVFTALEQARESVKSAANGFHGQLRIALSDGITPSRLPALLAHCREEDPEIEIRLFEVPLAQQLKGLHDDLYDAGFSMADEVGDGIIVESAWEDELMVAVPARHPALAYKRIPLEEVLRYPLVLGDPAVCEGHARQIDRILRKQEKEPLVVQHVATFDVMMALVSAGLALGLAGTAHIAASREPGVVGRPLAGRSPMLTTYLLRRDTEPSQALARFIERLASQGSDDA; encoded by the coding sequence ATGGAATTGCGTCATCTCCGCTGCTTTTTGGCGGTCGCGGAAGAGCTTCATTTTGCACGCGCGGCTGAAAAACTTCATATAGAACAGTCGCCTCTTTCACGTACCGTCAAGGAACTGGAGGAAGAGTTGGGGGTGCAGTTGTTCATCCGCACCAGTCGCAGCACGCGGCTGACACTTGCGGGTAGGCTATTCCTGAAGCATGTACCGCGTGTCTTTACCGCGTTGGAGCAAGCCCGCGAAAGCGTGAAATCGGCCGCCAATGGCTTCCATGGGCAGTTGCGCATTGCTTTATCCGATGGCATTACGCCGTCGCGCCTGCCTGCTCTGCTGGCGCACTGCCGCGAGGAAGACCCGGAAATAGAAATACGACTGTTCGAGGTTCCGTTGGCCCAACAACTCAAGGGCTTGCATGATGACCTGTATGACGCGGGTTTCTCGATGGCCGACGAAGTGGGCGACGGCATCATCGTCGAGTCGGCCTGGGAAGACGAGTTGATGGTGGCCGTGCCCGCACGCCATCCGGCTCTGGCCTATAAGCGAATCCCGCTGGAGGAAGTGCTACGTTACCCCCTTGTGCTGGGCGATCCCGCCGTCTGCGAAGGCCATGCCCGCCAAATCGACCGAATCCTGCGCAAGCAGGAAAAGGAACCCTTGGTGGTTCAGCACGTCGCTACATTTGATGTGATGATGGCGCTTGTGTCGGCCGGTTTGGCGTTAGGGCTTGCGGGCACAGCGCATATTGCTGCCAGCCGCGAACCAGGGGTAGTGGGCCGCCCGCTCGCAGGGCGCTCCCCTATGCTGACCACCTATCTGCTGCGCCGGGATACCGAACCGTCTCAGGCGCTGGCTCGCTTTATTGAGCGGTTGGCCTCCCAGGGGTCGGATGACGCCTAA
- the trbL gene encoding P-type conjugative transfer protein TrbL, protein MNDVSVIDRFLDVFSRYIDSGFGLLQGEVAFLTATLIVIDMTLAGLFWAMGHATGQGEDVIAKLIRKVLYVGAFAYIIGNFNTLAGVLFRSFTGLGLTASGSTLSMGNFLQPGRLAKVGIDAGAPILDQIRELAGFPEVFIHIAPIVVLFLAWIVVIVSFFVLAVQLFVTLIEFKLTTLAGFVLVPFALWNKTAFLAEKVLGNVVSSGIKVLVLAVIVGIGSGLFAEFNIPAGSEPSIDQALVIMLASLSMLALGIFGPGIATGLVSGGPQLGAGAMAGAAIGAAGAAVAVGAAASGVGSAVAAGARMAPAAARAAASGARSMASNASSAKSAYQAGSASAGGGLKGAAAGLGNVAKTGAQAAGQKVADGARSLKERAASALRPDDAMTASGAGAAAQGTSDAAASPTSTEQPAWAKRLHRRQQITHAATTAAHTLRGGDAGSSSQGPSLRSPDD, encoded by the coding sequence ATGAACGACGTTTCCGTGATCGACCGCTTCCTCGATGTCTTCTCGCGCTACATCGACTCGGGCTTTGGGCTGCTGCAAGGCGAAGTGGCGTTCCTGACCGCCACGCTGATCGTCATCGACATGACGCTCGCCGGGCTGTTCTGGGCGATGGGCCATGCCACCGGGCAGGGCGAGGACGTGATCGCGAAGCTGATCCGCAAGGTGCTTTACGTCGGCGCCTTCGCCTACATCATCGGCAATTTCAACACGCTGGCGGGCGTCCTGTTTCGTTCGTTCACCGGCCTGGGCCTGACGGCCAGCGGCTCAACCTTGAGCATGGGCAACTTCCTGCAACCGGGGCGGCTGGCCAAGGTCGGTATCGACGCCGGGGCGCCGATCCTCGACCAGATTAGGGAGCTTGCGGGATTCCCGGAGGTGTTCATCCACATCGCGCCCATCGTTGTGCTGTTCCTCGCCTGGATCGTGGTCATCGTCAGTTTCTTCGTGTTGGCGGTGCAGCTCTTCGTCACGCTGATCGAGTTCAAGCTGACTACGCTGGCGGGCTTCGTACTGGTGCCATTCGCGCTGTGGAACAAGACGGCGTTCCTTGCCGAGAAGGTCTTGGGTAATGTGGTGTCTTCGGGCATCAAGGTGCTGGTGCTCGCCGTTATCGTGGGCATCGGCTCGGGACTGTTCGCCGAGTTCAATATACCGGCCGGCTCCGAGCCCTCCATCGACCAGGCGCTGGTCATCATGCTGGCCTCGCTGTCCATGCTGGCCCTGGGCATCTTCGGGCCGGGCATCGCGACCGGATTGGTATCCGGTGGACCGCAGCTCGGCGCGGGCGCGATGGCCGGTGCTGCCATCGGCGCGGCCGGAGCCGCTGTCGCAGTCGGTGCCGCAGCTTCTGGCGTTGGTAGTGCCGTGGCCGCCGGGGCACGCATGGCCCCGGCAGCCGCGAGAGCAGCAGCCAGTGGTGCGCGTTCGATGGCATCGAACGCCAGCAGTGCCAAGTCCGCATACCAGGCTGGTTCAGCTTCGGCCGGTGGCGGCCTCAAGGGCGCTGCCGCTGGCCTGGGCAATGTCGCCAAGACCGGGGCGCAGGCAGCAGGGCAGAAGGTGGCCGATGGAGCGCGCTCGCTCAAGGAGCGTGCTGCCTCTGCCTTGCGGCCCGATGACGCTATGACGGCATCCGGGGCCGGTGCTGCAGCCCAGGGCACAAGCGATGCCGCAGCGTCACCCACATCCACCGAACAACCCGCTTGGGCCAAACGCCTGCATCGCAGGCAACAAATCACCCATGCCGCCACGACCGCCGCCCACACGCTACGCGGCGGCGACGCCGGTAGCTCCAGTCAAGGCCCGAGTCTGCGTAGTCCTGACGATTGA
- a CDS encoding EexN family lipoprotein has product MSPFNIFASLSLATLLASCGQSSAPGETVESLAADPERLKELRQQCKLNRAKLGDELCNRVAEATNRRFFGNGKVPYTLPKESSNF; this is encoded by the coding sequence ATGAGCCCGTTCAACATCTTCGCCTCATTGTCGTTAGCCACGCTATTGGCCTCTTGCGGTCAGTCTTCTGCTCCAGGCGAGACGGTGGAATCCTTGGCAGCCGATCCCGAGCGGCTGAAAGAATTGCGCCAGCAGTGCAAGCTGAACCGCGCCAAGTTGGGCGACGAACTTTGCAACCGCGTGGCCGAAGCGACGAACCGCCGCTTCTTCGGCAATGGCAAGGTGCCTTATACACTGCCTAAGGAATCGTCGAATTTTTAA
- the trbB gene encoding P-type conjugative transfer ATPase TrbB: MSAVPQFPPEPRSSAATSLDRRIQMLRTAMGPLIAAALEDPDVVEIMLNPDRTLWIDRLSSGRAPMGVELPEADGERIIRLVAAHVGAEVHRGQPLLTAELPETGERFEGILPPAAPGPAFALRKRAVGVIPLARYVEDGMMTAAQADLLVRVVRERHNILIAGGTSTGKTTLANALLAEIAATGDRVLVLEDTIELQCTARDHVPLRTRAGIVSMQELVRATMRLRPDRVVVGEVRGAEALDLIKVWGTGHPGGIATIHAGSALGALLRLEQLILEVAVNPPRALIAEAVNVVIHIAGRGRKRRIESIARVVGFDGVGYHLADALEVPFPELPSQSDASFLSLNHPGELP; encoded by the coding sequence ATGAGCGCTGTTCCTCAATTCCCGCCAGAACCTCGTTCATCGGCCGCCACGTCTCTGGATCGCCGTATCCAGATGCTGCGCACCGCAATGGGGCCGCTGATCGCCGCCGCGCTTGAAGACCCGGACGTGGTGGAAATCATGCTCAACCCGGATCGAACCTTGTGGATCGACCGGCTTTCCTCGGGCCGCGCGCCGATGGGCGTGGAGCTACCAGAAGCCGATGGCGAACGGATCATCCGTCTGGTGGCGGCTCACGTTGGCGCTGAAGTTCATCGCGGTCAGCCGCTCTTGACCGCTGAGCTGCCTGAGACAGGTGAACGTTTCGAGGGCATCTTGCCACCGGCCGCTCCTGGTCCGGCCTTCGCCTTGCGCAAGCGCGCCGTCGGTGTCATCCCGCTGGCGCGCTACGTCGAAGACGGGATGATGACTGCCGCACAGGCGGACCTCCTTGTGCGCGTCGTGCGCGAGCGCCACAACATCCTGATCGCGGGCGGAACGAGTACCGGCAAGACCACGCTCGCCAATGCTTTGTTGGCCGAGATCGCCGCCACGGGCGATCGCGTGTTGGTGCTTGAAGACACCATCGAGCTGCAATGCACAGCGCGCGACCACGTACCGCTGCGCACCCGCGCCGGGATCGTGTCCATGCAGGAACTCGTGCGCGCCACGATGCGGCTGCGCCCAGATCGTGTCGTCGTGGGCGAAGTGCGCGGCGCCGAGGCACTGGATCTCATCAAGGTCTGGGGCACCGGCCATCCGGGTGGCATCGCCACCATCCACGCTGGCTCCGCGCTGGGCGCGCTGCTGCGCCTGGAGCAACTGATTCTCGAAGTGGCGGTGAATCCGCCCCGTGCGCTGATCGCCGAGGCAGTCAACGTGGTGATCCACATCGCCGGGCGCGGACGCAAGCGCCGCATCGAGAGCATCGCCCGCGTCGTTGGCTTCGACGGCGTGGGCTACCACCTGGCGGATGCGCTGGAAGTGCCGTTTCCCGAGCTGCCATCGCAATCCGATGCTTCTTTCCTGTCCCTCAACCACCCCGGAGAACTGCCATGA
- the trbJ gene encoding P-type conjugative transfer protein TrbJ, producing the protein MKKRLLAAAVAAMLCTATTVHAQRVVIDPTNLVQNTLTAIRTLEQINNQIQQLQNEAQMLMNQARNLASLPSSVVGQLRANLATTQRLIAQAKGLAYDVTSIDREFARLYPEQYAATVSGDQMYRDAQERWKNTLNGLQTTMKMQAQASQNLSDDESVLADLVSKSQSAEGALQAMQAMNQLLALQAKQSIQTQRLQITQGRAASLELARQAAAVERGREVTQRFLGEGTPYTPQPVNFYSR; encoded by the coding sequence ATGAAAAAGCGTCTTCTCGCCGCCGCCGTCGCGGCCATGCTTTGCACCGCGACCACTGTCCATGCGCAAAGGGTCGTGATTGATCCTACGAACCTCGTGCAGAACACGCTCACGGCCATCCGTACGTTGGAGCAGATCAACAACCAGATCCAGCAGCTCCAGAACGAAGCGCAGATGCTGATGAACCAGGCGCGCAACCTGGCCAGCCTGCCGTCCAGCGTGGTCGGTCAGTTGCGCGCAAACCTGGCGACCACCCAGCGGCTGATCGCGCAGGCCAAGGGCCTGGCCTACGACGTGACGAGCATCGACCGCGAGTTCGCGCGCCTGTACCCCGAGCAGTACGCCGCCACCGTCAGCGGCGACCAGATGTACCGCGACGCCCAGGAGCGTTGGAAGAACACGCTCAACGGCTTGCAGACCACGATGAAGATGCAGGCCCAGGCATCGCAGAACTTGAGCGATGACGAAAGCGTGTTGGCCGACCTGGTGAGTAAGAGCCAGTCAGCGGAAGGTGCTCTGCAGGCGATGCAGGCCATGAACCAGTTGCTGGCCCTGCAGGCCAAGCAGTCCATCCAGACGCAGCGGTTGCAGATCACGCAGGGTCGCGCGGCTTCGCTTGAGCTGGCGCGGCAGGCCGCTGCCGTCGAGCGTGGCCGCGAGGTGACGCAGCGTTTTCTGGGCGAGGGCACGCCGTACACGCCGCAGCCCGTGAACTTCTACAGTCGCTGA
- a CDS encoding conjugal transfer protein TraG, with the protein MQGTNVLFGQIAVVFGIVIAGVWSATQWTAAALGYQLRLGSPWFDLLGTPIYHPWKLFEWWFFFDAYASHIFDVGGAIAAGSGLLAVVVAIGMSIWRSRQSRLVTTYGSARWADASDISKAGLTQPAGVFLGRHGDEYLRHEGPEHVLTFAPTRSGKGVGLVVPTLLSWPASAVIHDIKGENWTITAGWRARFSHCLLFNPTDAKSAAYNPLLEVRRGAHEVRDVQNIADILVDPEGALEKRNHWEKTSHALLVGAILHVLYADEDKTLRGVANFLSDPACPFELTLHRMMSTRHLGNDPHPVVASAAREVLNKSDNERSGVLSTAMSFLGLYRDPTVAEVTSRCDWRIADLISAEHPVSLYLVVPPSDISRTKPLIRLILNQIGRRLTESLDGSDGIARRHKLLLMLDEFPALGRLDFFETALAFMAGYGIRSFLIAQSLNQIDKAYGQNHSILDNCHVRVTFATNDERTAKRISETLGTATELRAQRNYAGHRLAPWLGHLMVSRQETARPLLTPGEVMQLPTDESVVMVSGHAPIKAKKLRYYADANFKRRVLSPPALAADCYADVPRARPDDWSGLAIPLVPTPPASTTADGLEHLGTADDGGPRQQPELSEVVTYNPEQEHPASDLSLLDDDDVPLPLPRQLDPAMQRTARLASLDPNDGIDL; encoded by the coding sequence ATGCAAGGAACGAACGTGCTGTTCGGTCAGATCGCCGTGGTATTCGGCATCGTGATCGCCGGAGTGTGGAGCGCCACACAATGGACAGCAGCGGCCCTGGGCTATCAACTACGCCTGGGTTCGCCCTGGTTCGATCTGTTGGGCACACCGATCTACCACCCGTGGAAGCTGTTCGAGTGGTGGTTCTTCTTCGATGCCTATGCGTCCCACATCTTCGACGTGGGCGGCGCCATTGCCGCCGGCAGCGGTTTGCTTGCCGTGGTGGTCGCCATCGGCATGTCTATCTGGCGCTCGCGCCAGTCGCGCCTGGTCACGACCTACGGTTCGGCACGCTGGGCCGACGCCAGCGACATTAGCAAGGCAGGGCTGACCCAGCCCGCTGGTGTGTTCCTCGGTCGGCATGGTGATGAGTACCTGCGCCACGAAGGTCCGGAACACGTCCTGACCTTCGCGCCCACACGCTCGGGCAAGGGCGTTGGCCTGGTGGTGCCCACACTGCTGTCCTGGCCCGCATCCGCCGTCATCCATGACATCAAGGGCGAGAACTGGACCATCACCGCCGGCTGGCGCGCGCGCTTTTCGCACTGTCTGCTGTTCAACCCGACCGATGCGAAGTCGGCCGCCTACAACCCACTGCTGGAAGTTCGGCGCGGCGCACATGAAGTGCGCGACGTGCAGAACATTGCAGACATCCTGGTCGATCCCGAAGGCGCGCTGGAGAAGCGAAACCACTGGGAGAAGACTTCGCACGCGCTGTTGGTCGGTGCCATCTTGCATGTGCTCTATGCCGACGAAGACAAGACGCTGCGGGGTGTGGCGAACTTCCTCAGTGATCCGGCGTGTCCGTTCGAGCTGACGCTGCACCGGATGATGAGCACGCGGCATCTGGGCAACGACCCGCATCCGGTCGTTGCCTCCGCTGCCCGCGAAGTGCTCAACAAGAGCGACAACGAACGCTCCGGCGTTCTCTCCACGGCCATGTCGTTCCTCGGCCTGTACCGTGATCCCACGGTGGCCGAAGTCACCTCGCGCTGCGACTGGCGCATTGCGGACCTGATTTCCGCCGAACATCCAGTATCGCTGTACCTCGTGGTGCCACCCTCGGACATCAGCCGCACGAAGCCGCTGATCCGGTTGATCCTCAACCAGATCGGTCGGCGGCTCACGGAATCACTCGACGGCAGCGACGGCATCGCCCGCCGTCACAAGCTGCTGCTGATGCTCGATGAGTTCCCCGCGCTGGGCCGCTTGGACTTCTTCGAGACGGCCCTGGCCTTCATGGCGGGCTATGGCATCCGGAGCTTCCTGATTGCACAGTCGCTCAACCAGATCGACAAGGCGTATGGGCAGAACCATTCAATCCTGGACAACTGCCATGTGCGCGTGACGTTCGCCACCAACGACGAACGTACCGCCAAGCGAATTTCTGAAACGCTGGGCACAGCGACCGAGCTGCGCGCGCAGCGCAACTACGCGGGCCACAGGCTCGCCCCGTGGCTGGGCCATCTGATGGTGTCGCGTCAGGAGACGGCCCGGCCGCTGCTCACCCCTGGCGAGGTCATGCAACTGCCCACCGATGAATCGGTGGTGATGGTGTCCGGCCATGCGCCGATCAAGGCCAAGAAGCTGCGCTACTACGCGGACGCCAACTTCAAGCGGCGCGTGCTGTCGCCGCCCGCGCTCGCGGCGGATTGCTACGCCGACGTGCCGCGCGCGCGTCCTGACGACTGGAGCGGGCTGGCGATTCCTCTTGTCCCCACGCCGCCCGCTTCCACAACCGCTGATGGCTTGGAGCACCTGGGCACGGCCGATGACGGCGGCCCACGCCAGCAACCCGAACTGTCCGAAGTCGTCACCTACAACCCCGAACAGGAACACCCGGCCAGCGACCTGTCGCTGCTTGATGACGACGACGTCCCGCTTCCCCTTCCGCGTCAGCTCGATCCGGCCATGCAGCGCACGGCCCGGCTGGCATCCCTCGACCCCAACGACGGAATCGATCTATGA
- a CDS encoding VirB3 family type IV secretion system protein — MSAPEEFAAGFEVPLHRSLTEPILLGGAPRTVAIANGTLAAAVGLGLQLWIPGLVLWIVGHALAVWGARVDPQFMQVFARHIEHRPLLDV; from the coding sequence ATGAGCGCGCCCGAGGAATTCGCCGCAGGCTTTGAAGTGCCGCTGCATCGTTCGCTGACCGAGCCGATTCTGCTGGGCGGCGCGCCGCGCACTGTGGCGATTGCCAACGGTACGCTGGCCGCTGCCGTCGGGCTGGGCCTGCAACTGTGGATTCCGGGGCTGGTGCTCTGGATCGTCGGACATGCGTTGGCGGTCTGGGGTGCCCGCGTCGATCCGCAGTTCATGCAGGTCTTTGCGCGGCACATCGAACACCGGCCGCTGCTGGACGTGTGA
- the trbE gene encoding conjugal transfer protein TrbE, whose amino-acid sequence MLNLAEYRQRPALLADWLPWAGLVAPGVVLNKDGSFLRTARFRGPDLDSATQSELIATSARLNNALRRLGPGWALFIEAERRSAADYPHSDFPEPLSWLVDEERRAAFEDSGNHFESAYHLTLVYLPPEESRARAAGLLYENRPTEGVDWRERLQSFLSETDRIFDLLDGVMPEIAWLDDSQTLTYLHSTISARRYRVGVPEVPFHLDALLADSSLVGGLAPMLGDQHLRVATVRGFPTSTWPGILDDLNRLGFAYRWSTRFLCLDKADAEKELSRLRRQWFAKRKNVVALLRETIFQQESPLVDTDASNKATDADAALQELGSDQVAFGYVTATVTVLDADPAVADEKLRMVERVIQGRGFVTIPETLNAVDAWLSSIPGNAYANVRQPIVSTLNLAHMMPVSAVWAGPERNAHLDGPPLIVTRTEGATPFRLVTHIGDVGHTLVAGPTGMGKSVLLATLAMQFRRYRGSRIFAFDMGRSMRATILGLGGEHYDLGADGEIAFQPLARIDREGYRTWAAEWIEGRLRHEGVAVGPDEKAAIWSALGSLAGAPLEQRTMTGLSVLLQSNALRQALAPYVLGGAHGKLLDADHDRLGMADVQCFEMEELMHSKAAVMAVLGYLFARFDERFDGAPTLLMLDEAWLFLDDPVFAARIRQWLKTLRKKNVSVIFATQSLADIKDSSIAPAIIESCASRIFLPNPQATEPQIRTIYEGFGLNSRQIEIVATAQPKRDYYYQSRLGNRLFDLDLGPATLAFAGASMPQDQRDMDAVLAATSSKSAAFATAWLRHRGLHWAADLLPSFPSPHPQENPS is encoded by the coding sequence ATGCTGAACCTTGCCGAATACAGACAGCGCCCAGCCTTGCTTGCCGATTGGCTGCCTTGGGCCGGGCTGGTCGCACCGGGCGTCGTCTTGAACAAGGATGGCAGTTTTCTGCGCACGGCGCGCTTTCGCGGCCCCGACCTCGACAGCGCCACACAGAGCGAGCTGATCGCTACGTCGGCGCGGCTGAACAACGCGCTGCGCCGGCTAGGGCCTGGCTGGGCGTTGTTCATCGAGGCTGAGCGCCGATCGGCGGCGGATTACCCGCACTCGGATTTCCCGGAACCGCTGTCCTGGCTGGTGGATGAGGAGCGTCGCGCAGCCTTCGAGGACTCGGGAAACCACTTCGAGAGTGCCTATCACCTGACACTGGTGTATCTGCCGCCTGAGGAATCCCGTGCCCGTGCGGCGGGCCTGCTGTATGAGAACCGTCCCACCGAAGGTGTGGACTGGCGCGAGCGGCTGCAATCTTTCCTCTCGGAAACGGATCGCATTTTCGATCTGCTCGATGGCGTGATGCCGGAGATCGCCTGGCTGGACGACAGCCAGACGCTGACCTATCTGCATTCGACCATCTCCGCTCGGCGCTACCGCGTGGGCGTGCCCGAGGTGCCATTTCACCTTGACGCGCTGCTGGCTGATTCCTCGCTGGTTGGCGGCTTGGCTCCGATGCTCGGCGACCAGCACCTGCGCGTGGCGACGGTGCGCGGCTTTCCGACCTCGACCTGGCCGGGGATTCTGGACGACCTCAACCGCCTCGGCTTTGCCTACCGCTGGAGTACGCGCTTTCTCTGCCTGGACAAAGCCGATGCGGAAAAGGAGCTGTCCCGTCTTCGCCGCCAGTGGTTCGCCAAGCGTAAGAACGTGGTGGCGCTGTTGCGTGAAACCATCTTCCAGCAGGAATCGCCGCTGGTCGATACCGACGCCAGCAACAAGGCCACCGACGCCGATGCTGCCTTGCAGGAGCTGGGCAGTGATCAGGTGGCCTTCGGCTACGTCACGGCCACGGTGACGGTGCTCGATGCCGATCCGGCCGTGGCCGACGAGAAGCTGCGCATGGTGGAGCGCGTCATTCAAGGACGCGGGTTCGTGACGATCCCCGAGACATTGAACGCGGTCGATGCCTGGCTGTCTTCGATCCCTGGCAATGCCTACGCGAACGTGCGTCAGCCCATCGTCTCGACGCTGAACCTGGCGCACATGATGCCGGTGTCGGCTGTCTGGGCGGGTCCCGAGCGCAATGCCCACCTCGACGGCCCACCGTTGATCGTCACGCGCACCGAGGGAGCGACGCCGTTCCGGTTGGTTACGCACATCGGCGACGTGGGGCACACGCTGGTGGCTGGCCCGACCGGCATGGGCAAGTCGGTGCTACTCGCCACGCTGGCGATGCAGTTCCGCCGCTATCGTGGCTCGCGCATCTTTGCGTTCGACATGGGGCGCTCGATGCGCGCCACCATCCTGGGCCTGGGCGGCGAGCACTACGACCTGGGGGCCGATGGCGAAATCGCCTTCCAGCCGCTCGCCCGCATCGACCGTGAGGGCTACCGCACCTGGGCCGCCGAGTGGATCGAAGGACGGCTACGGCACGAGGGCGTGGCCGTCGGTCCGGACGAGAAAGCCGCGATCTGGTCGGCGCTGGGGAGTCTCGCCGGCGCGCCGCTGGAGCAGCGCACGATGACTGGCTTGTCGGTATTGCTGCAATCGAATGCGCTTCGCCAAGCGCTCGCGCCCTATGTGCTTGGCGGTGCCCACGGCAAGCTGCTGGATGCCGACCACGACCGGCTGGGCATGGCCGACGTGCAGTGCTTCGAGATGGAGGAGCTGATGCACAGCAAGGCCGCCGTCATGGCTGTGCTGGGCTATCTGTTCGCGCGCTTCGATGAACGCTTCGATGGTGCGCCGACACTGCTGATGCTCGATGAGGCGTGGCTGTTCCTCGATGACCCGGTGTTTGCCGCGCGCATCCGCCAATGGCTCAAGACACTGCGCAAAAAGAACGTCAGCGTCATCTTCGCCACGCAGAGCCTGGCGGACATCAAGGATTCGAGCATCGCGCCCGCGATCATCGAAAGCTGCGCGAGCCGCATCTTCCTGCCAAACCCGCAGGCCACCGAGCCGCAGATCAGGACGATCTACGAGGGCTTCGGCCTCAACAGCCGCCAGATCGAGATCGTCGCCACCGCGCAGCCCAAGCGCGACTACTACTACCAATCGCGTCTCGGTAATCGGCTGTTCGACCTCGACCTGGGGCCGGCCACCCTGGCCTTCGCGGGCGCTTCCATGCCGCAGGACCAGCGCGACATGGACGCGGTGCTCGCTGCGACTTCTTCCAAGTCCGCCGCATTCGCAACCGCCTGGCTGCGCCATCGCGGCCTGCATTGGGCTGCTGACCTGTTGCCTTCGTTTCCGTCCCCCCACCCACAGGAGAACCCATCATGA